A portion of the Candidatus Ruthia endofausta genome contains these proteins:
- a CDS encoding MFS transporter — protein sequence MKDKFNLFSFKGKYRILHLTWFAFFMTFVVWLSLGPMMPFIQQALSLSDQQAKVLLILNVTMTIPARIVVGMLVDKFGPKIMFSSILVLGGLISIAFSWMQSYEQLALLRFLSGFIGAGFVVGIRMISEWFPAKQMGTTQGIYGGWGNFGSAGAALSLPFIASSFGEIDGWRYAITIASVLAIGYGIFYYFNVANTPKGSTYFKPKKMGIMEVSSYSDLVLYILMNIPLYLALSLLTWKLSPKKMNMISSNVEFSVYIVLVLMFVFQMFKTWTVNVQYLKNSVLKQHQYKFKQVAILDWAYLVTFGTELAVVSVLAMFYVDWFELPKITAALLAGVYPFINLFARPGGGYLSDKYGRKITLVVLFSGITLSFLALGNVDQSWSIYLVVVLTIVGGIFSKAGSGAIFAMVPLIQRRLTGQIAGMAGAFGNVGAVLFLTVNSLVDYDEFFILIGMVSAVVLVLIVLFLEEPKGHMTEILDDGTVEIIKLN from the coding sequence ATGAAAGATAAATTCAATCTATTTTCATTTAAGGGTAAGTATCGCATTTTACATTTAACTTGGTTTGCTTTTTTTATGACCTTTGTTGTATGGCTTAGCCTCGGGCCAATGATGCCATTCATACAACAAGCTTTATCATTGAGCGATCAACAGGCAAAAGTGCTGTTGATTCTTAATGTTACAATGACTATTCCAGCAAGAATTGTGGTTGGTATGCTGGTTGATAAATTTGGGCCTAAAATTATGTTCTCCTCTATTTTAGTTTTAGGCGGGCTTATTTCAATTGCATTTAGTTGGATGCAGTCTTACGAACAACTTGCTCTGCTTAGATTCTTGTCAGGTTTTATTGGCGCTGGATTTGTGGTCGGTATTCGTATGATTTCTGAGTGGTTTCCAGCAAAACAAATGGGTACCACACAAGGTATTTATGGCGGTTGGGGTAATTTTGGTTCGGCGGGTGCAGCCCTGTCATTACCTTTTATCGCAAGTAGTTTTGGCGAAATTGATGGTTGGCGTTATGCGATTACCATTGCTAGTGTGTTGGCAATAGGTTATGGGATTTTTTATTACTTTAATGTTGCCAATACGCCCAAAGGATCAACTTATTTTAAGCCTAAAAAAATGGGCATAATGGAAGTGAGTAGCTATTCGGATTTGGTGTTGTATATTTTAATGAACATACCCTTATACCTTGCTTTGTCGCTACTCACTTGGAAATTATCACCTAAAAAAATGAATATGATTTCATCAAATGTGGAATTTAGCGTGTATATTGTTTTGGTATTGATGTTTGTTTTTCAAATGTTTAAAACTTGGACTGTTAATGTACAGTATTTAAAGAATTCTGTGCTTAAGCAACATCAATATAAATTTAAACAGGTGGCGATTTTGGATTGGGCTTATTTGGTTACTTTTGGTACTGAATTGGCTGTGGTTTCAGTTTTGGCTATGTTTTATGTTGATTGGTTTGAGTTGCCCAAAATTACAGCGGCCTTATTGGCAGGTGTGTATCCATTTATTAATTTATTTGCCAGGCCAGGTGGTGGTTATTTGAGTGATAAATACGGCCGAAAGATAACATTAGTTGTCCTTTTCTCTGGCATTACTTTAAGTTTTTTAGCGTTAGGCAACGTGGATCAAAGTTGGTCTATCTATTTAGTGGTAGTGTTGACAATTGTTGGTGGTATTTTTTCCAAAGCAGGCTCAGGTGCAATATTTGCCATGGTGCCACTGATTCAAAGAAGGCTAACAGGTCAGATTGCAGGCATGGCAGGTGCATTTGGCAATGTGGGTGCAGTATTATTCTTAACTGTAAATTCTTTGGTAGATTATGATGAGTTTTTTATACTAATTGGAATGGTTAGTGCGGTAGTATTAGTACTGATTGTTCTCTTTTTAGAAGAGCCGAAAGGACATATGACTGAGATTTTAGACGATGGCACGGTTGAAATAATCAAGCTAAATTAG